The following coding sequences lie in one Labrus bergylta chromosome 5, fLabBer1.1, whole genome shotgun sequence genomic window:
- the ncoa5 gene encoding nuclear receptor coactivator 5 isoform X6 — MAVERRGTKPQSQQSPPRRAPYASYADSKEPRPRSRSPVYSRDGRDGRDSRDSREPRDSRDPGREPRPAGHSRDNDYRYRSSESRDKDARGDPRSDPRSDPRSDPRSDLRSDPRGDPRGDPRGDPRADPRADPRADPRDPAYSREDYDRFFRSGSGAEDYYRRKDEPFRDPYRDPWNGRREPEATSSSVDDRARPEERRRNELYRQYYEELQRRYDSDRPVDCSVIVVNKAQNFNNNCREYAETVGRKIRDLGMVVDLIFLNTEVSLTQALEDVGRARTPFAIIITQQHQVHRSCTVNILFGTPQEHRNMPMQDAMMLVAHNYDAYKVENREKEREEIARKAAKMADDVLLREPDRESHPISVLTAITLLSENRFVTPEELDSLLAYLKDKRARLLRSTADPLTASVHATPAAAHHDIPPSTAVLAPSSHSTLAPQQPSHLGLSAASTTSANPSHQQELQAKILSLFNSGSGASAVPSSTSQVQAYSSLGPVPSQNPPPRPAMTGPPPSAMQGYGNPLGRMPLPQSQRPPSTASGINFDNPSVQKALDTLIQSGPSLLVGTSASQQPPPSRPAPSMSQVPSMSMYPRHY; from the exons ATGGCCGTGGAGCGACGGGGCACTAAACCTCAATCCCAGCAGAGCCCCCCACGAAG GGCCCCATATGCCAGTTACGCGGACAGCAAAGAGCCCCGGCCTCGTTCGCGTTCACCCGTTTACAGCCGTGACGGCCGTGATGGACGTGATTCACGTGATTCCCGTGAGCCTCGTGACAGCAGAGACCCAGGTAGAGAGCCCAGGCCAGCTGGCCACTCCCGTGACAATGATTACAGATACCGCAGCTCAGAGAGCCGAGACAAAGATGCCAGAGGTGACCCCAGGAGTGATCCCAGGAGTGACCCAAGGAGTGATCCCAGGAGTGACTTAAGGAGTGATCCCAGGGGTGACCCCAGGGGTGACCCCAGAGGGGACCCCAGAGCGGACCCTAGAGCTGACCCCAGAGCTGACCCCCGAGACCCGGCTTACAG CAGAGAGGACTACGATCGATTCTTCCGCAGTGGCAGTGGAGCAGAAGATTATTACCGGAGGAAGGATGAACCCTTCAGGGACCCCTACAGAGATCCCTGGAATGGACGGCGTGAGCCAGAGG CCACCTCCTCCTCCGTAGATGATCGTGCTCGCCCTGAAGAGCGTCGACGTAATGAGTTATATCGACAGTACTATGAAGAACTGCAGCGACGCTACGACTCTGACCGTCCTGTCGACTGCTCTGTGATCGTCGTCAACAAAGCACAGAA cttcaacaacaACTGTAGGGAGTATGCTGAAACGGTCGGGCGGAAAATCCGTGATTTGGGCATGGTGGTGGATCTGATCTTCCTCAACACAGAAGTGTCCCTAACCCAGGCACTGGAGGATGTTGGAAGAGCACGCACCCCCTTTGCCATTATCATTACCCAGCAGCACCAGGTCCACCGGTCCTGCACTGTCAACATCTTGTTCGGCACACCACAAG AGCATCGCAACATGCCAATGCAGGACGCCATGATGCTGGTTGCCCACAACTACGATGCATACAAAGTTGAAAACCGTGAAAAGGAACGTGAGGAAATTGCCAGAAAGGCTGCCAAGATGGCGGATGATGTGTTACTCAGGGAGCCTGACAGAGAAAGCCACCCCATTTCTGTGCTCACTGCCATCACACTTCTGTCTGAAAACAG ATTTGTAACCCCAGAAGAACTAGACAGTCTCCTTGCTTACCTGAAGGACAAAAGAGCCCGACTACTACGGAGCACTGCAGACCCTCTGACAG CTTCAGTCCATGCTACTCCTGCAGCAGCTCACCATGACATTCCACCCTCGACTGCAGTACTGGCTCCTTCGTCCCATTCTACCCTCGCACCCCAGCAGCCCAGCCATCTCGGACTatcagcagcttcaacaacCTCTGCGAACCCCAGTCATCAGCAGGAGCTCCAGGCTAAAATCCTGAGCCTGTTCAACAGCGGCTCCGGAGCATCAGCAGTTCCATCCTCCACTTCTCAGGTGCAGGCCTACAGCTCTCTAGGTCCGGTCCCTTCTCAGAACCCACCACCCCGCCCAGCCATGACTGGCCCTCCTCCTTCTGCAATGCAAGGTTATGGCAACCCACTAGGCCGCATGCCACTCCCACAAAGTCAAAGACCCCCGAGTACTGCTTCAGGAATCAATTTTGACAACCCAAGTGTACAGAAAGCCCTGGACACGCTCATACAGAGTGGACCGTCTCTCTTGGTGGGCACTAGTGCTTCCCAGCAGCCTCCACCCTCTAGGCCAGCACCCAGCATGAGCCAGGTCCCTTCTATGTCTATGTATCCCCGACATTACTGA